A single region of the Streptomyces caelestis genome encodes:
- a CDS encoding L,D-transpeptidase: MVYTPSAEEEAVEPRRAVEGTYALVEYVPLGEAVARVSCTGKAGPYQRQVERWLGLRVDGRQPGADCRAIRAFQVSRGIKPAIGFAGPVTWARIRYLSARRNPNADGRCPVRSYPVACVDLSRQLTWVQQGRKVVFGAVPIRGGRAGYRTRAGWHKVCWRHKNHWSTLYNTPMPYSQFFSGGQAFHGVYGSLNTTVGSMGCVNLSVPDARRLWSVLKKGDRVFVWGRRPGTWECSVTFGDLAWWWACAWDEAGGGGTAPE, encoded by the coding sequence GTGGTGTACACGCCGTCCGCCGAGGAGGAGGCCGTCGAGCCGCGCAGGGCGGTGGAGGGGACGTACGCGCTCGTCGAGTACGTGCCGTTGGGCGAGGCGGTCGCGCGGGTCAGCTGTACCGGGAAGGCCGGGCCGTATCAGCGGCAGGTCGAGCGGTGGCTGGGGCTGAGGGTGGACGGGAGGCAGCCGGGGGCCGACTGCCGGGCCATCCGGGCGTTCCAGGTGAGCCGGGGCATCAAGCCGGCCATCGGGTTCGCCGGGCCCGTGACGTGGGCCCGGATACGGTATCTGTCGGCACGCCGGAACCCCAATGCCGACGGTCGGTGCCCGGTGCGGAGCTACCCCGTGGCGTGTGTGGATCTCAGCCGGCAGCTGACCTGGGTGCAGCAGGGGCGGAAGGTCGTGTTCGGGGCGGTGCCGATCCGCGGCGGGCGGGCCGGATACCGGACCCGGGCCGGGTGGCACAAGGTCTGCTGGCGGCACAAGAACCACTGGTCGACGCTGTACAACACGCCCATGCCGTACTCCCAGTTCTTCAGCGGCGGGCAGGCCTTCCACGGCGTCTACGGCAGTCTCAACACCACCGTCGGCTCCATGGGCTGCGTCAATCTCTCCGTCCCCGACGCGCGGAGGCTGTGGAGCGTGCTGAAGAAGGGCGACCGCGTGTTCGTGTGGGGGCGTCGGCCCGGGACCTGGGAGTGCTCCGTTACCTTCGGTGATCTCGCCTGGTGGTGGGCATGTGCCTGGGATGAGGCCGGGGGAGGTGGAACGGCTCCGGAGTGA
- a CDS encoding ABC transporter permease, whose protein sequence is MTATTITAPVTASGRVPPLAGVRQTFTMAWRSLVAVKHNPLELVDYSITPIMFVFLFTYVLGGQMAGSPDAYLNYALPGIIVQNTLFMTMYTAMALNTDLTKGVFDRLRSLPIARSAPLIGRITADLAKHVWAMLLMIGLGLALGFRITGGFGGFLLGALLLVVFAAAVSWSAVLIGMLAGDAEKVQAFAFTLIFPITFTSSAFVVVDTMPGWLQAWSDVNPVTHLSDAFRGLLLGGAVAEPVLWSLVWAAGIALVFYPLAMRAYRAKV, encoded by the coding sequence ATGACCGCCACCACCATCACCGCGCCGGTCACCGCCTCGGGCCGCGTGCCGCCCCTCGCCGGCGTGCGGCAGACCTTCACGATGGCCTGGCGGAGCCTGGTCGCCGTCAAGCACAACCCGCTCGAACTGGTCGACTACAGCATCACGCCGATCATGTTCGTGTTCCTGTTCACCTACGTGCTGGGTGGGCAGATGGCGGGATCGCCCGACGCGTACCTGAACTACGCGCTGCCCGGGATCATCGTGCAGAACACCCTGTTCATGACGATGTACACGGCGATGGCGCTCAACACCGACCTCACCAAAGGCGTCTTCGACCGGCTGCGCAGCCTGCCCATCGCGCGCTCCGCCCCGCTGATCGGCCGGATCACCGCCGACCTCGCGAAGCATGTCTGGGCGATGCTGCTGATGATCGGCCTCGGACTGGCCCTCGGCTTCCGCATCACCGGCGGGTTCGGCGGGTTCCTGCTCGGCGCGCTGCTGCTGGTGGTGTTCGCCGCGGCCGTGTCGTGGAGCGCGGTGCTGATCGGGATGCTGGCCGGTGACGCGGAGAAGGTGCAGGCGTTCGCCTTCACCCTCATCTTCCCGATCACCTTCACCAGCAGCGCCTTCGTCGTCGTCGACACCATGCCGGGCTGGCTCCAGGCGTGGAGCGACGTCAACCCGGTCACGCATCTGTCCGACGCCTTCCGCGGGCTGCTGCTCGGCGGGGCGGTGGCGGAGCCGGTGCTGTGGTCGCTGGTGTGGGCGGCGGGGATCGCGCTCGTGTTCTATCCGCTGGCCATGAGGGCGTATCGCGCGAAGGTCTGA
- a CDS encoding alpha/beta fold hydrolase, producing the protein MSESSAEAVANAATAAVAASAAGAAGGWRRATGIAGVAIGVVAAGAAAGVALERMTVGRGMRQKARLALDSAGPYGSLRGMPGKAFSDDGTELYYEVDDLDPEAAPAALGPRRRRLFGRKAPAPVTVVFSHGYCLNQDSWHFQRAALRGVVRTVHWDQRSHGRSGRGVAQGRGEPITIEQLGRDLKAVIDAAAPEGPIVLVGHSMGGMTVMALADQYPELVRERVVGVAFVGTSSGRLGEVNYGLPVAGVNAVRRVLPGVLKAMGQRAELVEKGRRATADLFAGIIKRYSFASRDVDPAIARFAERMIESTPIDVVAEYYPAFNDHDKTEALVHFADIPVLVLAGVQDLVTPSEHSEAIADLLPDAELVLVPDAGHLVMLEHPEVVTDRLADLLTRTGAVPAGATVKGYGSTSSTAQPG; encoded by the coding sequence GTGAGCGAGAGCAGCGCGGAGGCCGTCGCGAACGCCGCCACCGCGGCCGTCGCGGCCTCCGCCGCGGGGGCGGCGGGGGGCTGGCGCCGGGCGACCGGCATCGCCGGCGTCGCGATAGGCGTGGTGGCCGCGGGCGCGGCCGCCGGTGTCGCCCTGGAGCGGATGACGGTCGGCCGGGGCATGCGCCAGAAGGCCCGGCTCGCCCTCGACTCCGCCGGACCCTACGGCTCGCTGCGCGGCATGCCCGGCAAGGCGTTCTCCGACGACGGCACGGAGCTGTACTACGAGGTCGACGACCTCGACCCGGAGGCCGCCCCCGCCGCTCTCGGCCCGCGCCGCCGGCGCCTCTTCGGCCGCAAGGCCCCCGCCCCCGTCACCGTCGTCTTCAGCCACGGCTACTGCCTCAACCAGGACTCCTGGCACTTCCAGCGGGCGGCGCTCAGGGGCGTCGTACGGACCGTCCACTGGGACCAGCGCAGCCACGGCCGGTCCGGGCGGGGCGTGGCCCAGGGGCGGGGCGAGCCGATCACGATCGAGCAGCTGGGCCGCGACCTGAAGGCCGTCATCGACGCGGCCGCGCCCGAGGGGCCGATCGTGCTGGTCGGCCACTCGATGGGCGGCATGACGGTGATGGCGCTGGCCGACCAGTACCCCGAGCTGGTCCGGGAGCGGGTCGTCGGGGTGGCCTTCGTGGGGACGTCGTCGGGGCGGCTCGGCGAGGTCAACTACGGGCTTCCGGTGGCCGGCGTCAACGCGGTGCGGCGGGTGCTGCCCGGCGTGCTGAAGGCGATGGGGCAGCGGGCCGAGCTGGTGGAGAAGGGGCGCCGGGCCACCGCGGACCTGTTCGCCGGGATCATCAAGCGGTACTCGTTCGCGTCCCGGGACGTCGACCCGGCCATCGCCCGGTTCGCCGAGCGGATGATCGAGAGCACGCCCATCGACGTGGTCGCCGAGTACTACCCGGCGTTCAACGACCACGACAAGACCGAGGCGCTGGTGCACTTCGCCGACATACCGGTGCTCGTCCTGGCCGGAGTGCAGGATCTGGTCACGCCGAGTGAGCACAGCGAGGCCATCGCCGACCTGCTGCCGGACGCCGAGCTGGTGCTGGTGCCGGACGCGGGGCACCTGGTGATGCTGGAACACCCGGAAGTGGTCACCGACCGCCTAGCCGACCTGCTCACCCGTACGGGTGCCGTGCCGGCAGGAGCTACCGTGAAGGGTTATGGAAGCACCAGCAGCACCGCACAACCCGGCTGA
- the alr gene encoding alanine racemase — MSERTAPRTAPLRARAEIDLAALRANVRALRAHAPGAALMAVVKSEAYGHGAVPCARAAVAAGADWLGTATPEEALALRAAGLPGRIMCWLWTPGGPWREAIEADLDVSVSGMWALAEVTEAARLAGRPARVQLKADTGLGRGGCQPGDDWAELVREALRAEAEGLLRVTGLWSHFACADEPGHPSIAAQLGRFREMLAYAEEQGARPEVRHIANSPATLTLPESHFDLVRTGIATYGISPSPELGTPSDFGLRPVMTLSASLALVKHVPGGHGVSYGHRYVTPGETTLGLVPLGYADGIPRHASSAGPVLVEGKWRTIAGRVAMDQFVVDLGGDEPAPGAEAVLFGPGGRGEPTAEDWAQAAGTIAYEIVTRIGTRVPRVYVNEEQDG; from the coding sequence ATGAGCGAGAGAACAGCCCCGCGGACCGCGCCCCTGCGCGCCCGCGCGGAGATCGACCTGGCCGCCCTGCGGGCCAACGTGCGGGCGCTGCGTGCCCACGCGCCGGGCGCGGCCCTGATGGCCGTCGTGAAGTCCGAGGCGTACGGCCACGGGGCTGTGCCGTGTGCCCGCGCGGCCGTCGCCGCGGGGGCGGACTGGCTGGGCACGGCGACGCCCGAGGAGGCCCTCGCCCTGCGGGCCGCCGGGCTGCCGGGCCGCATCATGTGCTGGCTGTGGACGCCCGGCGGACCCTGGCGCGAGGCGATCGAGGCGGATCTCGACGTGTCCGTCAGCGGGATGTGGGCCCTGGCGGAGGTCACCGAGGCGGCCCGCCTCGCCGGGCGGCCCGCACGGGTGCAGCTCAAGGCCGACACGGGGCTCGGGCGGGGCGGCTGCCAGCCCGGGGACGACTGGGCCGAGCTGGTCCGGGAGGCGCTGCGCGCCGAGGCAGAGGGGCTCCTGCGGGTCACGGGGCTGTGGTCGCACTTCGCCTGTGCCGACGAGCCCGGCCATCCCTCCATCGCCGCCCAGCTCGGTCGCTTCCGGGAAATGCTCGCGTACGCCGAGGAGCAGGGCGCCCGCCCCGAGGTCCGGCACATCGCCAACTCGCCGGCCACGCTCACGCTCCCCGAGAGCCATTTCGACCTGGTGCGCACCGGCATCGCCACCTACGGCATCTCGCCCAGCCCGGAGCTCGGCACCCCGTCCGACTTCGGGCTGCGCCCGGTGATGACGCTGTCCGCCTCGCTCGCCCTGGTCAAGCACGTGCCGGGCGGGCACGGCGTCAGCTACGGCCACCGGTACGTGACACCCGGCGAGACCACCCTCGGCCTCGTCCCGCTGGGCTACGCCGACGGCATCCCGCGGCACGCCTCCTCGGCCGGGCCGGTCCTGGTCGAGGGCAAGTGGCGCACGATCGCCGGGCGGGTCGCCATGGACCAGTTCGTGGTCGACCTGGGCGGCGACGAGCCCGCACCGGGCGCCGAGGCGGTGCTCTTCGGGCCCGGGGGCCGCGGCGAGCCCACCGCCGAGGACTGGGCCCAGGCGGCCGGAACCATCGCCTACGAGATCGTGACCCGGATCGGAACGCGCGTTCCTCGCGTCTATGTGAATGAGGAACAGGACGGGTAA
- the glmS gene encoding glutamine--fructose-6-phosphate transaminase (isomerizing), protein MCGIVGYVGPQSALDVVMAGLKRLEYRGYDSAGVAVLADGGLATGKKAGKLLNLEKELDGRPLPAGTTGIGHTRWATHGGPTDANAHPHIDNAGRVAVVHNGIIENFASLRAELEERGHELVSETDTEVVAHLLAEEFSSCADLAEAMRLVCRRLEGAFTLVAVHADEPDVVVGARRNSPLVVGVGEGEAFLASDVAAFIAHTRSAIELGQDQVVELRRDGVTVTGFDGRPADVRSYHVDWDTSAAEKGGYDYFMLKEIAEQPKAVADTLLGRIDGSGSLTLDEVRIPAGVLREIDKVVIVACGTAFHAGMIAKYAIEHWTRLACEVELASEFRYRDPILDARTLVIAISQSGETMDTLMALRHAREQGSKVLAICNTNGSTIPRESDAVLYTHAGPEVAVASTKAFLTQLVACYLVALYLGQVRGTKWGDEIRAVIRDLSSIAGAVEQVLGTMEPVRELARSLASKDTVLFLGRHVGYPVALEGALKLKELAYMHAEGFAAGELKHGPIALIEEDLPVVVVVPSPRGRSVLHDKIVSNIQEIRARGARTIVIAEEGDEVVAPYADHLIRVPATPTLLQPLVATVPLQVFACELATARGNEVDQPRNLAKSVTVE, encoded by the coding sequence ATGTGTGGAATCGTGGGATACGTGGGGCCGCAGTCGGCCCTCGACGTCGTGATGGCCGGACTGAAGCGGCTGGAGTACCGGGGGTACGACTCGGCGGGCGTCGCCGTACTGGCCGACGGCGGGCTGGCGACGGGGAAGAAGGCCGGGAAACTCCTCAACCTGGAGAAGGAACTGGACGGCCGGCCACTGCCGGCCGGTACGACGGGCATCGGACACACCCGGTGGGCCACACACGGCGGACCGACGGATGCCAATGCCCACCCGCACATCGACAACGCGGGCCGGGTCGCGGTCGTGCACAACGGCATCATCGAGAACTTCGCCTCGCTGCGGGCCGAGCTGGAGGAGCGGGGGCACGAGCTGGTCTCCGAGACCGACACCGAGGTCGTCGCGCATCTGCTCGCCGAGGAGTTCTCGTCGTGCGCGGACCTCGCCGAGGCGATGCGGCTGGTGTGCCGGCGGCTGGAGGGTGCGTTCACGCTGGTCGCGGTGCACGCCGACGAGCCGGACGTGGTGGTGGGCGCGCGGCGTAACTCGCCGCTGGTGGTGGGCGTCGGAGAGGGCGAGGCCTTTCTCGCCTCGGACGTCGCCGCGTTCATCGCCCACACGCGGTCGGCGATCGAGCTGGGACAGGACCAGGTGGTGGAGCTGCGCCGGGACGGCGTGACGGTGACGGGCTTCGACGGCCGCCCGGCCGACGTCCGCTCGTACCACGTCGACTGGGACACGTCGGCCGCGGAGAAGGGCGGCTACGACTACTTCATGCTCAAGGAGATCGCCGAGCAGCCCAAGGCGGTCGCCGACACGCTGCTGGGCCGTATCGACGGCTCCGGTTCGCTGACCCTGGACGAGGTGCGGATCCCCGCGGGGGTGCTGCGGGAGATCGACAAGGTCGTCATCGTCGCGTGCGGTACGGCCTTCCACGCCGGGATGATCGCCAAGTACGCCATCGAGCACTGGACGCGCCTGGCGTGCGAGGTGGAACTGGCCAGTGAGTTCCGCTACCGGGACCCGATCCTGGACGCGCGGACCCTCGTCATCGCCATCTCCCAGTCCGGCGAGACCATGGACACGCTCATGGCGCTGCGGCACGCCCGCGAGCAGGGCTCCAAGGTGCTGGCGATCTGCAACACCAACGGCTCGACGATCCCGCGCGAGTCGGACGCGGTGCTGTACACGCACGCCGGTCCCGAGGTGGCCGTCGCCTCCACCAAGGCCTTCCTGACGCAGCTCGTCGCGTGCTATCTGGTCGCCCTGTATCTCGGCCAGGTGCGGGGCACGAAGTGGGGCGACGAGATCCGGGCGGTGATTCGCGACCTGTCCTCGATCGCCGGTGCGGTGGAGCAGGTCCTGGGCACGATGGAGCCGGTGCGGGAGCTGGCGCGCTCGCTCGCCTCGAAGGACACGGTGCTGTTCCTCGGCCGCCATGTGGGGTATCCGGTGGCGCTGGAGGGCGCGCTGAAGCTCAAGGAGCTGGCGTACATGCACGCCGAGGGGTTCGCGGCGGGGGAGTTGAAGCACGGGCCGATCGCCCTGATCGAGGAGGATCTGCCGGTGGTCGTCGTGGTGCCGTCGCCGCGCGGGCGGTCCGTGCTGCACGACAAGATCGTGTCCAACATCCAGGAGATCCGGGCGCGGGGTGCGCGGACGATCGTCATCGCGGAGGAGGGGGACGAGGTGGTGGCGCCGTACGCGGACCACTTGATCCGGGTGCCGGCCACGCCGACCCTGCTCCAGCCGCTCGTGGCCACGGTGCCGCTTCAGGTGTTCGCGTGTGAGCTGGCGACGGCTCGCGGGAACGAGGTGGACCAGCCTCGGAACCTGGCGAAGTCGGTGACGGTGGAGTGA
- a CDS encoding holo-ACP synthase, whose amino-acid sequence MSIIGVGIDVAEIDRFAASLERTPALAGRLFVERELLLPSGERRGVASLAARFAAKEALAKALGAPAGLLWTDAEVCVEDSGQPWLRVTGTVAARAAALGVRSWHVSLSHDAGVASAVVIAEG is encoded by the coding sequence ATGAGCATCATCGGGGTCGGGATCGACGTCGCCGAGATCGATCGGTTCGCGGCGTCGCTGGAGCGTACGCCCGCGTTGGCCGGACGGCTGTTCGTGGAGCGGGAGTTGTTGCTGCCCAGTGGGGAGCGCCGGGGTGTCGCCTCCCTGGCTGCCCGGTTCGCTGCCAAGGAGGCCCTGGCCAAGGCGCTCGGGGCTCCGGCCGGGCTGCTCTGGACCGATGCCGAGGTGTGCGTCGAGGACAGTGGGCAGCCCTGGCTGCGGGTGACCGGGACCGTGGCGGCGCGGGCCGCCGCGCTGGGGGTGCGGTCCTGGCATGTGTCCCTGAGCCATGACGCGGGTGTCGCCTCGGCCGTTGTGATCGCGGAGGGGTGA
- a CDS encoding BtrH N-terminal domain-containing protein: protein MTTVKGVDPRGTQHCETSALGVLLRHQGIDLSEPMLFGLGSGLSFIYWDSKNMAFPFLGGRVKPFELTRNLADRLGVELAVQETGSARKAWENVATAVDAGRPVGLQLDSYHLDYFTSKAHFGGHVVALYGYDEHDAYLVDTDQQGGAVSTSLSSLARARAARGPMTARHRSFTLTAGGKMPDPRSRIVPAITACADAFLDPPIANLGHRGIEKAGKLVRTWLQRTDDPGRDLPQAARLMERAGTGGALFRNLYRDFLAECAEWLDSGRLRTGHALYSEAATLWTEVAALIGKAGEPGDEQCLVRAGAVLSDVARVERDAMRALSGLRGEAPAG, encoded by the coding sequence ATGACCACGGTGAAGGGCGTCGACCCTCGCGGTACGCAGCACTGCGAGACGTCGGCTCTGGGGGTGTTGCTGCGGCACCAGGGAATCGATCTGTCCGAGCCCATGCTCTTCGGGCTCGGATCCGGGCTGTCCTTCATCTACTGGGACAGCAAGAACATGGCCTTTCCCTTCCTCGGCGGGCGGGTCAAGCCCTTCGAGCTCACCAGGAACCTGGCCGACCGGCTGGGGGTGGAGCTGGCGGTCCAGGAGACCGGCTCCGCCCGCAAGGCATGGGAGAACGTGGCGACCGCCGTCGACGCCGGCCGGCCCGTCGGGCTGCAGCTCGACAGCTACCACCTGGACTACTTCACCTCGAAGGCGCACTTCGGCGGTCATGTCGTCGCCCTGTACGGCTACGACGAGCACGACGCCTACCTGGTGGACACCGACCAGCAGGGCGGAGCCGTGTCCACCAGCCTGAGCAGCCTCGCCAGGGCCAGGGCCGCGCGCGGGCCGATGACCGCCAGGCACCGGTCCTTCACGCTCACCGCCGGGGGGAAGATGCCCGACCCTCGGAGCCGGATCGTCCCCGCCATCACCGCCTGCGCCGACGCCTTCCTCGACCCGCCGATCGCCAACCTCGGCCACCGGGGGATCGAGAAGGCCGGGAAGCTGGTCCGCACGTGGCTCCAGCGCACCGACGACCCGGGGCGGGATCTGCCGCAGGCCGCGCGGTTGATGGAGAGGGCCGGTACCGGCGGCGCCCTGTTCCGCAACCTGTACCGCGACTTCCTCGCCGAGTGCGCGGAGTGGCTCGACAGCGGCCGCCTGCGCACCGGGCACGCGCTGTACTCCGAGGCGGCCACCCTGTGGACGGAGGTCGCAGCGCTGATCGGGAAAGCCGGTGAGCCGGGCGATGAGCAGTGCTTGGTACGGGCGGGCGCCGTTCTCTCCGACGTCGCGCGTGTCGAACGCGATGCCATGCGGGCGCTGAGCGGCCTGCGCGGTGAAGCCCCCGCCGGGTGA
- the tsaE gene encoding tRNA (adenosine(37)-N6)-threonylcarbamoyltransferase complex ATPase subunit type 1 TsaE — MEAPAAPHNPAESGSVQIVVTSPEQMRELGRRLAKLLRAGDLVMLSGELGAGKTTLTRGLGEGLGVRGAVTSPTFVIARVHPSLGDGPPLVHVDAYRLSGGLDEMEDLDLDVSLPESVVVVEWGEGKVEELTEDRLQVVIHRAVGDTTDEVRRMTITGLGERWASADLSVLAA; from the coding sequence ATGGAAGCACCAGCAGCACCGCACAACCCGGCTGAGTCCGGATCCGTCCAGATCGTCGTCACGTCCCCCGAGCAGATGCGGGAGCTGGGCCGCCGGCTCGCGAAACTGCTGCGCGCGGGTGATCTGGTGATGCTCAGCGGAGAGCTCGGGGCGGGCAAGACGACACTGACGCGCGGGCTGGGCGAGGGGCTCGGCGTGCGCGGGGCCGTCACCTCGCCGACGTTCGTGATCGCCCGGGTGCATCCGTCGCTGGGCGACGGGCCGCCGCTGGTCCATGTCGACGCGTACCGGCTGTCCGGCGGGCTGGACGAGATGGAGGACCTGGACCTCGACGTCTCGCTGCCCGAGTCCGTGGTCGTCGTGGAGTGGGGCGAGGGCAAGGTCGAGGAGCTGACCGAGGACCGGCTCCAGGTCGTCATCCACCGCGCGGTGGGCGACACGACCGACGAGGTCCGGCGGATGACGATCACCGGTCTGGGGGAACGCTGGGCTTCGGCGGACCTGAGCGTGCTCGCGGCGTAG
- a CDS encoding ATP-binding cassette domain-containing protein: protein MTYAIEAEGLVKRFKETEALAGVDLAARKGTVLGLLGPNGAGKTTAVRIFATLLRPDGGTARVAGHDVVREAGVVRAMVGLTGQYAAVDENLTGTENLLLIGRLLGLPRREAKARAGELLERFQLTDAAGRAAKTFSGGMRRRLDLAASLVGRPRILFLDEPTTGLDPHSRGELWDMLRGLVADGATALLTTQYLNEADVLADEIVVIDKGRVIAEGTPDRLKAQVGGQVLELRPILGRDLPRAHALVAGAAGPEARIEGEMVTAPVKDPELMPAVVRALDREGIAVGELALRRSSLDEVFLALTGHRAEPGEPEQNGGAAVRDEDELEKAVSRS, encoded by the coding sequence ATGACGTATGCGATAGAGGCGGAAGGTCTGGTCAAACGGTTCAAGGAGACCGAGGCGCTGGCCGGTGTCGATCTGGCGGCCCGCAAGGGCACGGTGCTCGGGCTGCTGGGCCCCAACGGTGCCGGGAAGACGACCGCGGTGCGGATCTTCGCGACGCTGCTGCGCCCGGACGGGGGCACGGCCCGGGTGGCCGGCCACGACGTGGTCCGGGAGGCCGGGGTCGTGCGGGCCATGGTGGGGCTGACCGGGCAGTACGCGGCGGTCGACGAGAACCTGACCGGCACGGAGAATCTGCTGCTCATCGGCCGGCTGCTCGGTCTGCCGAGGCGGGAGGCGAAGGCGCGGGCGGGGGAACTGCTGGAGCGTTTCCAGCTGACGGACGCGGCCGGCCGGGCCGCGAAGACCTTCTCGGGAGGCATGCGCCGGCGCCTGGACCTCGCGGCCAGCCTGGTGGGGCGGCCCCGCATCCTCTTCCTCGACGAGCCCACCACGGGCCTCGACCCCCACAGCCGCGGTGAGCTGTGGGACATGCTGCGCGGCCTGGTCGCGGACGGTGCGACCGCCCTGCTGACCACGCAGTATCTGAACGAGGCCGATGTGCTCGCCGACGAGATCGTGGTGATCGACAAGGGCCGGGTGATCGCTGAGGGCACGCCGGACCGGCTGAAGGCCCAGGTCGGCGGCCAGGTGCTGGAGCTCCGGCCGATCCTCGGGCGGGACCTCCCGCGGGCGCACGCGCTGGTGGCCGGGGCCGCCGGTCCGGAGGCCCGGATCGAGGGCGAGATGGTCACCGCGCCGGTGAAGGACCCCGAGCTGATGCCGGCCGTCGTGCGCGCCCTGGACCGCGAGGGGATCGCGGTGGGCGAGCTGGCCCTGCGCCGCTCCTCGCTCGACGAGGTCTTCCTCGCCCTGACCGGCCACCGGGCCGAACCGGGCGAGCCCGAGCAGAACGGCGGCGCGGCCGTCCGGGACGAGGACGAGCTGGAGAAGGCGGTGAGCCGGTCATGA
- a CDS encoding NAD(P)H-hydrate dehydratase yields the protein MRSAYSVETVRTAERELMARLPEGALMQRAAAGLAAACADLLGRVYGSRVVLLVGSGDNGGDALHAGARLARRGAGVTAVLLAPERAHAGGLAALRRAGGRVVNAGGGAEGAGGTAGAPGVEALVERADLVVDGIVGIGGKGGLRPDAVPLAAAAERSRGAVVAVDLPSGVDADTGEVRGVAVRADLTVTFGTHKPGLLIDPAREYAGSVRLVDIGLELPAEPELEALQHADVARLLPVPRAESDKYRRGVVGIAAGSARYPGAAVLAVAGALRGGAGAVRYVGPAGDAVITRFPETLVSDQGPKHAGRVQAWVVGPGAGDDAATVGEVLAADVPVLVDADGLRLAEAGVVRARRAPTLMTPHAGEAAALLGVDRGEVEGGRLAAARELAGRYGATVLLKGSTTLVADSEGGAVRVNPTGTSWLATAGSGDVLSGLAGSLLAAGLSAVDAGSVGAYVHGLAGRLAADGAPVGAHDVAEAVPAAWRNVLG from the coding sequence ATGCGGAGTGCGTACAGCGTGGAGACGGTCAGGACCGCCGAACGGGAGCTGATGGCGCGGCTGCCGGAGGGGGCGCTGATGCAACGCGCCGCCGCCGGACTCGCCGCGGCCTGCGCCGACCTGCTGGGGCGGGTGTACGGGAGCAGGGTCGTGCTGCTGGTCGGAAGCGGGGACAACGGCGGTGACGCGTTGCACGCCGGAGCCCGGCTGGCCCGGCGCGGGGCCGGCGTCACGGCGGTCCTGCTCGCGCCGGAGCGGGCTCATGCGGGGGGCCTCGCGGCGCTGCGGCGGGCCGGGGGGCGGGTCGTGAACGCCGGTGGTGGAGCTGAAGGTGCCGGAGGGACCGCGGGTGCGCCGGGCGTCGAGGCGTTGGTCGAGCGGGCCGATCTCGTCGTCGACGGCATCGTCGGGATCGGGGGGAAGGGCGGGCTGCGGCCGGACGCGGTGCCGTTGGCCGCCGCCGCCGAGCGGTCGCGGGGCGCCGTGGTCGCCGTCGACCTGCCGAGCGGGGTCGACGCCGACACCGGGGAGGTACGCGGCGTCGCGGTGCGGGCCGATCTGACGGTGACGTTCGGGACGCACAAGCCGGGGCTGCTGATCGATCCGGCGCGGGAGTACGCGGGGTCGGTGCGCCTGGTCGACATCGGGCTGGAGCTGCCGGCCGAGCCGGAGCTGGAGGCGTTGCAGCACGCGGACGTGGCGCGGTTGCTGCCGGTGCCGCGGGCCGAGAGCGACAAGTACCGGCGGGGTGTCGTCGGCATCGCCGCCGGGTCCGCGCGCTACCCCGGGGCCGCCGTGCTCGCCGTCGCCGGGGCGCTGCGGGGCGGGGCCGGGGCCGTGCGGTACGTCGGGCCGGCCGGGGACGCCGTGATCACACGGTTCCCCGAGACGCTGGTGTCGGACCAGGGGCCGAAGCATGCCGGGCGGGTGCAGGCGTGGGTCGTCGGGCCGGGGGCCGGGGACGACGCGGCGACGGTGGGGGAGGTGCTGGCGGCGGATGTTCCGGTGCTGGTCGACGCGGACGGGCTGCGGCTGGCCGAGGCGGGGGTCGTCCGCGCGCGGCGGGCGCCGACGCTGATGACGCCGCATGCCGGGGAGGCGGCGGCGCTGCTCGGGGTCGACCGGGGGGAGGTCGAAGGCGGGCGGCTGGCGGCGGCCCGGGAGCTGGCCGGGCGGTACGGGGCGACCGTGCTGTTGAAGGGGTCCACGACGTTGGTCGCCGACTCGGAGGGCGGTGCGGTGCGGGTGAATCCGACAGGGACGTCCTGGCTGGCCACGGCGGGGAGCGGGGACGTGCTGTCGGGGTTGGCGGGGTCGTTGCTGGCGGCGGGGCTTTCCGCGGTGGACGCGGGGAGTGTGGGGGCGTATGTGCACGGGCTGGCCGGGAGGCTGGCGGCGGACGGGGCGCCCGTGGGGGCGCATGACGTGGCGGAGGCCGTTCCGGCGGCCTGGCGGAATGTTCTGGGCTGA